In a single window of the Streptomyces cinnabarinus genome:
- the pgi gene encoding glucose-6-phosphate isomerase produces the protein MSDSPKLTRRPQWTALEDHRAEWHDHLRDLFAADPERAERYVVRVGDLRIDYSKHLVNDETLALLQELAAATDVFGLRDAMFRGDCINITEDRAVLHTALRAAPDAVVEVDGENVVPGVHAVLDKMSDFADRVRSGAWTGHTGKRIRNVVNIGIGGSDLGPAMAYEALRPFTARELTFRFVSNVDGADLHEAVRDLDPAETLFIVASKTFTTIETITNATSARSWLLAGLGGEEKAVARHFVALSTNAEKVTGFGIDPDNMFEFWDWVGGRYSFDSAIGLSLMIAIGPERFRELLDGFRLVDEHFRTAPAEANAPLLLGLLGIWYGNFHDAQSHAVLPYSHYLSKFTAYLQQLDMESNGKSVDRDGHPVDWQTGPVVWGTPGTNGQHAYYQLIHQGTKLIPADLIGFARPVDELDDELKAQHDLLMANLFAQGQALAFGKTAEEVRAEGVAEEQVPHRTFRGNHPTTTILARELTPSVLGQLIALYEHKVFVQGAVWNIDSFDQWGVELGKVLAKRVEPALTDGAEVPGLDSSTAALVAAYRELKEVH, from the coding sequence ATGTCTGACTCCCCGAAGCTCACCCGGCGGCCCCAGTGGACCGCCCTGGAGGACCACCGCGCCGAGTGGCACGACCACTTGCGTGACCTCTTCGCCGCGGACCCCGAGCGGGCCGAGCGGTATGTGGTACGGGTCGGTGATCTGCGGATCGACTACTCCAAGCACCTCGTCAACGACGAGACGCTCGCCCTGCTTCAGGAACTGGCCGCCGCCACCGATGTGTTCGGGCTGCGCGACGCCATGTTCCGCGGTGACTGCATCAACATCACCGAGGACCGGGCGGTTCTGCACACCGCGTTGCGTGCGGCGCCGGACGCGGTGGTCGAGGTGGACGGCGAGAACGTCGTACCGGGCGTGCACGCGGTCCTCGACAAGATGAGCGACTTCGCCGACCGCGTCCGCTCCGGCGCCTGGACCGGCCACACCGGCAAGCGGATCAGGAACGTCGTCAACATCGGCATCGGCGGCTCCGACCTCGGGCCCGCGATGGCCTACGAGGCGCTGCGGCCGTTCACCGCACGGGAGTTGACGTTCCGCTTCGTGTCGAACGTCGACGGCGCCGACCTGCACGAGGCGGTACGCGACCTGGACCCGGCGGAGACCCTGTTCATCGTCGCCTCCAAGACCTTCACCACCATCGAGACCATCACCAACGCCACCTCGGCCCGCTCCTGGCTGCTGGCCGGGCTCGGCGGCGAGGAGAAGGCGGTCGCCCGGCACTTCGTCGCCCTGTCGACGAACGCCGAGAAGGTCACCGGGTTCGGCATCGACCCGGACAACATGTTCGAGTTCTGGGACTGGGTCGGCGGCCGCTACTCCTTCGACTCGGCGATCGGCCTCTCCCTGATGATCGCCATCGGTCCCGAGCGGTTCCGCGAACTGCTCGACGGCTTCCGGCTGGTCGACGAGCACTTCAGGACCGCCCCCGCCGAGGCCAACGCCCCGCTGCTGCTGGGCCTGCTGGGCATCTGGTACGGCAACTTCCACGACGCCCAGTCGCACGCGGTGCTGCCGTACAGCCACTACCTGTCCAAGTTCACCGCCTACCTCCAGCAGCTCGACATGGAGTCCAACGGCAAGTCCGTTGACCGCGACGGGCACCCGGTGGACTGGCAGACCGGCCCGGTGGTGTGGGGCACGCCCGGCACCAACGGGCAGCACGCCTACTACCAGTTGATCCACCAGGGCACCAAGCTGATCCCGGCCGACCTGATCGGCTTCGCCCGTCCGGTCGACGAGCTGGACGACGAACTCAAGGCGCAGCACGACCTGTTGATGGCCAACCTGTTCGCGCAAGGACAGGCGCTCGCCTTCGGCAAGACCGCCGAGGAGGTCCGCGCGGAGGGCGTGGCCGAGGAGCAGGTGCCGCACCGCACCTTCCGCGGCAACCACCCGACGACCACGATCCTCGCCCGCGAACTGACCCCGTCGGTGCTCGGCCAGCTGATCGCCCTCTACGAGCACAAGGTGTTCGTCCAGGGCGCCGTCTGGAACATCGACTCCTTCGACCAGTGGGGCGTGGAGCTCGGCAAGGTCCTCGCCAAGCGGGTCGAGCCCGCCCTCACCGACGGCGCTGAGGTCCCCGGCCTCGACTCCTCCACCGCTGCCCTCGTGGCCGCCTACCGTGAACTGAAGGAAGTGCACTGA
- the opcA gene encoding glucose-6-phosphate dehydrogenase assembly protein OpcA has protein sequence MKIDLTDTTASKINKALVRGRRAIGTPAVGMVLTMVIVTDEENAYDAIKAAEEASHEHPSRTLVVIKRHARTPRDRQSSKLDAEVRVGADAGTGETVILRTYGEVSDHADSVVLPLLLPDAPVVVWWPVEAPKNPAKDPLGALAQRRITDLYAVENPFEVLETRVRSYAPGDTDLAWTRLTPWRSMLAAALDQARTQIISGAVEAEAENPAAELLARWLEARLNVKIDRVVTAGPVVTAVRLGTAGGEIVIDRPEGPLATLSLPGQPSRTLALKVRTTSELIAEELRRLDADEMYAVALRGEAAKENSSHV, from the coding sequence ATGAAGATCGACCTGACCGACACCACGGCAAGCAAGATCAACAAGGCCCTTGTGCGGGGCCGCCGCGCCATCGGCACCCCCGCCGTGGGCATGGTCCTGACGATGGTGATCGTCACGGACGAGGAGAACGCCTACGACGCCATCAAGGCGGCCGAGGAGGCCTCGCACGAGCACCCCTCGCGCACCCTGGTCGTCATCAAGCGGCACGCCCGCACCCCGCGCGACCGCCAGTCCTCCAAGCTGGACGCGGAGGTCCGGGTGGGCGCCGACGCCGGCACCGGCGAGACGGTCATCCTGCGGACCTACGGCGAGGTGTCCGACCACGCCGACTCGGTCGTCCTGCCGCTGCTGCTGCCGGACGCCCCGGTGGTCGTGTGGTGGCCGGTGGAGGCGCCCAAGAACCCGGCCAAGGACCCGCTGGGCGCGCTCGCCCAGCGCCGGATCACCGATCTGTACGCGGTGGAGAACCCCTTCGAGGTGCTGGAGACCCGGGTCCGCTCCTACGCGCCCGGTGACACCGACCTCGCCTGGACCCGGCTGACCCCGTGGCGCTCGATGCTGGCCGCGGCGCTGGACCAGGCACGGACCCAGATCATCTCGGGGGCGGTGGAGGCCGAGGCCGAGAACCCGGCCGCCGAACTCCTCGCCCGCTGGCTGGAGGCCCGGCTGAACGTGAAGATCGACCGGGTCGTCACCGCCGGTCCGGTCGTCACCGCCGTGCGCCTCGGCACCGCCGGCGGCGAGATCGTCATCGACCGCCCCGAGGGCCCGCTGGCCACGCTGTCCCTGCCGGGCCAGCCCTCGCGGACCCTCGCGCTGAAGGTCCGCACCACCTCCGAACTCATCGCCGAGGAGCTCAGGCGCCTCGACGCGGACGAGATGTACGCCGTCGCCCTGCGGGGCGAGGCCGCCAAGGAGAACTCCTCTCATGTCTGA
- the zwf gene encoding glucose-6-phosphate dehydrogenase: MTADPTNPLRDARDRRLPRIAGPSGLVIFGVTGDLSRKKLMPAVYDLANRGLLPPGFSLVGFARRDWADQDFAQVVHDAVREHARTPFREEVWQQLAEGMRFIPGDFDDDTAFKQLRSAVDELDASRGTSGNYAFYLSVPPKFFPKVVQQLKKHGLADAPEGSWRRAVIEKPFGHDLRSAEELNTIVHDVFDPEQVFRIDHYLGKETVQNILALRFANQMFEPIWNRSYVDHIQITMAEDIGIGGRAGYYDGIGSARDVIQNHLLQLMALTAMEEPAAFDAGSLLTEKLKVLKAVKLPEDLGRHTVRGQYAEGWQGGEKVRGYLQEDGIDPSSTTDTYAAVKLQVDNRRWAGVPFYLRTGKRLGRRVTEIAVVFQQAPHSPFDRTATEELGKNAIVIRVQPDEGITVRFGSKVPGTSMEIRDVTMDFAYGESFTESSPEAYERLILDVLLGDANLFPRHQEVEESWKILDPIEEYWARHGKPAQYASGSWGPGEADEMLARDGRSWRRP, translated from the coding sequence ATGACCGCCGACCCGACCAACCCGCTGCGCGACGCGCGCGACCGGCGGCTGCCGCGGATCGCGGGCCCCTCGGGCCTCGTCATCTTCGGTGTCACCGGCGACCTGTCCCGCAAGAAGCTGATGCCGGCGGTCTACGACCTCGCCAACCGCGGTCTGCTGCCCCCGGGCTTCTCCCTCGTCGGGTTCGCCCGCCGGGACTGGGCGGACCAGGACTTCGCGCAGGTCGTGCACGACGCCGTCCGCGAGCACGCCCGCACCCCCTTCCGCGAGGAGGTCTGGCAGCAGCTCGCCGAGGGCATGCGGTTCATCCCGGGCGACTTCGACGACGACACGGCGTTCAAGCAACTGCGGTCGGCCGTCGACGAGTTGGACGCCTCCCGGGGCACGAGCGGCAACTACGCCTTCTATCTCTCCGTACCGCCGAAGTTCTTCCCCAAGGTCGTCCAGCAGCTGAAGAAGCACGGCCTCGCCGACGCCCCCGAGGGCTCCTGGCGGCGCGCGGTCATCGAGAAGCCGTTCGGCCACGATCTGAGGTCGGCCGAGGAGCTCAACACGATCGTGCACGATGTGTTCGACCCGGAGCAGGTCTTCCGGATCGACCACTACCTGGGCAAGGAGACCGTCCAGAACATCCTGGCGCTGCGCTTCGCCAACCAGATGTTCGAGCCGATCTGGAACCGGTCGTACGTCGACCACATCCAGATCACCATGGCCGAGGACATCGGCATCGGCGGCCGGGCGGGCTACTACGACGGCATCGGCTCGGCCCGTGACGTCATCCAGAACCACCTCCTGCAGCTCATGGCGCTCACCGCGATGGAGGAACCGGCCGCGTTCGACGCCGGTTCGCTGCTGACGGAGAAGCTGAAGGTCCTCAAGGCCGTGAAGCTGCCCGAGGACCTGGGGCGGCACACCGTGCGCGGGCAGTACGCGGAGGGCTGGCAGGGCGGCGAGAAGGTGCGCGGCTACCTCCAGGAGGACGGTATCGACCCGTCCTCGACGACCGACACCTACGCCGCCGTCAAGCTCCAGGTGGACAACCGCCGCTGGGCCGGAGTGCCGTTCTACCTGCGTACCGGAAAGCGCCTCGGGCGCCGGGTCACCGAGATCGCGGTGGTCTTCCAGCAGGCCCCGCACTCCCCCTTCGACCGCACCGCCACGGAGGAGCTGGGCAAGAACGCGATCGTCATCCGCGTCCAGCCCGACGAGGGCATCACCGTCCGCTTCGGCTCCAAGGTGCCCGGCACCTCGATGGAGATCCGGGACGTGACGATGGACTTCGCCTACGGCGAGTCGTTCACCGAGTCCAGCCCGGAGGCGTACGAACGCCTCATCCTGGACGTCCTGCTCGGCGACGCCAATTTGTTCCCCCGTCACCAGGAAGTGGAAGAGTCCTGGAAGATCCTCGACCCCATCGAGGAGTACTGGGCGCGGCACGGCAAGCCGGCGCAGTACGCCTCGGGAAGCTGGGGACCCGGGGAAGCCGACGAGATGCTCGCACGAGACGGACGGAGCTGGCGCAGGCCATGA
- the tal gene encoding transaldolase: MITVTEALQRLSDEGVSIWLDDLSRKRIASGNLAELLATQHVVGVTTNPSIFQAAIGSGEGYEEQLADLAVRGVTVDEAVRMMTTADVRAAADILRPVYDATGGRDGRVSIEVDPRLAHDTAATVAEARQLAWLVDRPNVMIKIPATEAGLPAITAVLAEGISVNVTLIFSLERYREVMDAYLAGLEQAKDKGLGLAPIHSVASFFVSRVDSEIDQRLTALGTEEALALKGRAALANARLAYQAYEEVFASDRWLKLAADDANRQRPLWASTGVKDPAYKDTLYVDELVAPGTVNTMPEGTLNATADHGRITGDTVTGGYPQARADLAAVERLGISYDEVVTRLEDEGVAKFETAWQELLDAVAKSLDSKGAQAE; the protein is encoded by the coding sequence ATGATCACAGTGACCGAAGCACTCCAGCGCCTCTCCGACGAGGGTGTCTCCATCTGGCTGGACGACCTGTCCCGTAAGCGGATCGCCTCCGGCAACCTCGCCGAACTCCTCGCCACCCAGCACGTGGTGGGCGTCACCACCAACCCGTCCATCTTCCAGGCCGCGATCGGCTCCGGCGAGGGCTACGAGGAGCAGCTCGCCGACCTCGCGGTGCGGGGCGTCACGGTCGACGAGGCCGTACGCATGATGACCACCGCCGACGTCCGTGCCGCCGCCGACATCCTGCGGCCCGTGTACGACGCGACCGGCGGCCGGGACGGCCGGGTCTCCATCGAGGTCGACCCGCGGCTCGCCCACGACACGGCGGCCACCGTCGCCGAGGCCAGGCAGCTCGCCTGGCTGGTCGACCGCCCCAACGTCATGATCAAGATCCCGGCGACCGAGGCGGGTCTGCCCGCCATCACCGCGGTCCTCGCCGAGGGCATCAGCGTCAACGTCACGCTGATCTTCTCCCTGGAGCGCTACCGCGAGGTCATGGACGCCTACCTCGCGGGCCTGGAGCAGGCCAAGGACAAGGGGCTCGGCCTCGCCCCGATCCACTCGGTCGCGTCCTTCTTCGTCTCCCGCGTGGACAGCGAGATCGACCAGCGGCTGACTGCCCTCGGCACCGAGGAGGCACTCGCCCTCAAGGGCCGCGCCGCCCTCGCCAACGCCCGCCTCGCCTACCAGGCGTACGAGGAGGTCTTCGCCTCCGACCGCTGGCTGAAGCTGGCCGCCGACGACGCCAACCGGCAGCGCCCGCTGTGGGCCTCCACCGGGGTGAAGGACCCGGCGTACAAGGACACCCTCTACGTCGACGAACTGGTCGCGCCCGGCACGGTCAACACCATGCCGGAGGGCACCCTGAACGCCACCGCCGACCACGGCCGGATCACCGGCGACACCGTCACCGGCGGCTACCCGCAGGCCCGCGCCGACCTGGCCGCCGTGGAGCGCCTCGGCATCTCCTACGACGAGGTCGTCACCCGGCTGGAGGACGAGGGCGTCGCCAAGTTCGAGACCGCCTGGCAGGAGCTGCTGGACGCGGTCGCCAAGTCCCTGGACAGCAAGGGAGCGCAGGCCGAATGA
- the tkt gene encoding transketolase: MSTRTPDSFEWTELDRRAVDTARLLAADAVQKVGNGHPGTAMSLAPAAYTIFQKAMRHDPADPEWTGRDRFVLSPGHTSLTLYTQLFLAGYELELDDLKTFRTQGSKTPGHPEYGHTAGVETTTGPLGQGVANAVGMAMAARYERGLFDPEAPEGESPFDHTIWAIVSDGDLEEGVSAEASSLAGHQKLGNLVFLYDDNHISIEGDTATAFSEDVLKRYEAYGWHTQRIEPTEDGDVDVPALYAALTAARAETGRPSIIAMRTIIAWPAPNARDTEASHGSALGEDEIGATKRLLGFDPARTFEVADEVLAHSRRALDRGAESHTAWDKRLAEWRTENPERAALFDRIVAGQLPEGWESALPVFEPGKSVATRAASGKVLQSLGAVLPELWGGSADLAGSNNTTIDSTSSFLPTGNPLPEADPYGRTIHFGIREFSMAAEMNGIALHGNTRVYGGTFLVFSDYMRNAVRMSALMQLPVTYVWTHDSIGLGEDGPTHQPVEHLASLRAIPGLNLVRPADANETAVAWAEILRRHATDPAPHGLALTRQGVPTYERNEEAAKGGYVLRDASTEVPDVVIVATGSEVQLAVAARELLEAEGIGARVVSMPSVEWFEQQPREYRDAVIPPSVRARVAVEAGIGLTWYRFVGDAGRIVSLEHFGASADARTLFAEYGFTAENVAAAARESLAAARG; this comes from the coding sequence ATGAGCACGCGGACACCGGACAGCTTCGAATGGACCGAACTCGACCGGCGTGCCGTCGACACCGCCCGCCTGCTGGCGGCGGATGCCGTACAGAAGGTGGGCAACGGCCACCCCGGCACCGCGATGAGCCTGGCGCCCGCCGCGTACACGATCTTTCAGAAGGCGATGCGGCACGACCCCGCCGATCCGGAGTGGACCGGCCGTGACCGCTTCGTCCTCTCCCCCGGCCACACCTCGCTGACGCTCTACACCCAGCTCTTCCTCGCCGGGTACGAGCTGGAGCTGGACGACCTCAAGACCTTCCGCACCCAGGGGTCGAAGACGCCCGGTCACCCCGAGTACGGCCACACCGCGGGCGTCGAGACCACCACGGGACCTCTCGGACAGGGCGTCGCCAACGCCGTCGGCATGGCGATGGCCGCCCGCTACGAGCGCGGCCTGTTCGACCCCGAGGCCCCCGAGGGCGAGTCCCCGTTCGACCACACCATCTGGGCGATCGTCTCCGACGGCGACCTGGAGGAGGGTGTCTCCGCCGAGGCCTCCTCCCTCGCGGGCCACCAGAAGCTCGGCAACCTGGTCTTCCTCTACGACGACAACCACATCTCCATCGAGGGCGACACCGCGACCGCGTTCTCCGAGGACGTGCTGAAGCGCTACGAGGCCTACGGCTGGCACACCCAGCGCATCGAGCCCACCGAGGACGGCGATGTCGACGTCCCCGCCCTGTACGCGGCGCTGACGGCAGCGCGGGCGGAGACCGGGCGCCCCTCGATCATCGCGATGCGCACCATCATCGCCTGGCCCGCCCCGAACGCCCGCGACACCGAGGCCTCGCACGGCTCCGCCCTCGGCGAGGACGAGATCGGCGCCACCAAGCGGCTGCTGGGCTTCGACCCGGCGCGCACCTTCGAGGTCGCCGACGAGGTGCTCGCCCACAGCCGCCGCGCCCTCGACCGGGGCGCCGAATCGCACACGGCCTGGGACAAGCGTCTCGCCGAGTGGCGCACCGAGAACCCCGAGCGCGCCGCGCTGTTCGACCGGATCGTGGCCGGTCAGCTCCCCGAGGGCTGGGAGTCCGCCCTCCCCGTCTTCGAGCCCGGCAAGTCCGTCGCCACCCGCGCCGCCTCCGGCAAGGTCCTTCAGTCGCTCGGCGCGGTCCTCCCCGAACTCTGGGGCGGCTCCGCCGACCTGGCCGGGTCGAACAACACCACCATCGACAGCACCAGCTCCTTCCTGCCGACGGGCAACCCGCTGCCGGAGGCCGACCCCTACGGCCGCACCATCCACTTCGGCATCCGTGAGTTCTCCATGGCCGCGGAGATGAACGGCATCGCCCTGCACGGCAACACCCGGGTCTACGGCGGCACCTTCCTGGTCTTCTCCGACTACATGCGCAACGCCGTCCGGATGTCCGCGCTGATGCAGCTGCCCGTCACCTATGTGTGGACGCACGACTCCATCGGCCTCGGCGAGGACGGCCCCACCCACCAGCCGGTCGAGCACCTGGCCTCGCTGCGCGCCATCCCGGGCCTGAACCTCGTCCGGCCCGCCGACGCCAACGAGACCGCCGTCGCCTGGGCGGAGATCCTGCGCCGGCACGCCACCGACCCGGCCCCGCACGGCCTCGCGCTGACCCGCCAGGGCGTGCCGACGTACGAGCGCAACGAGGAGGCGGCCAAGGGCGGTTACGTCCTGCGGGACGCCTCCACCGAGGTGCCGGACGTCGTGATCGTCGCCACCGGCTCCGAGGTCCAGCTCGCCGTCGCCGCGCGCGAACTGCTCGAAGCCGAGGGGATCGGCGCCCGCGTGGTGTCGATGCCGTCGGTGGAGTGGTTCGAGCAGCAGCCGCGCGAGTACCGCGACGCCGTCATTCCGCCGTCCGTGCGAGCGCGTGTCGCGGTCGAAGCCGGGATCGGTCTGACGTGGTACCGGTTCGTGGGTGACGCAGGACGCATCGTCTCCCTCGAACACTTCGGCGCCTCCGCCGACGCCCGGACCCTGTTCGCCGAGTACGGCTTCACCGCCGAGAACGTCGCCGCGGCCGCGCGGGAATCGCTCGCTGCCGCCCGTGGTTGA
- a CDS encoding helix-turn-helix domain-containing protein, translating to MAGRAVQGAEGIAGGIRTFPFPVDLSVLGVGMQVGPMGPERTWHADAPLDRVHRIDFHVVMLFDEGPVRHMIDFTEYEANAGDLLWIRPGQIHRFSATSEYRGTVLTMQPGFLPRATVEATGLYRYDLPPLLHPGEPQLTGLRTALDQLRREYEDTTTLPLSLHTAVLRHSLSAFLLRLAHLAASSHDTARREAGSAFTQFRDAVERGFATNHSVSAYADQLGCSRRTLVRAVRAATGETPKSFIDKRVILEAKRLLAHTDLPVGRVGVAVGFPDAANFSKFFHQHTEVTPAGFRAELRRMS from the coding sequence ATGGCAGGCAGAGCGGTACAAGGCGCCGAAGGGATCGCCGGAGGGATCAGGACCTTCCCCTTCCCGGTCGACCTGAGTGTGCTCGGTGTCGGCATGCAGGTCGGCCCGATGGGCCCCGAGCGCACCTGGCACGCCGACGCGCCCCTGGACCGGGTGCACCGCATCGACTTCCACGTCGTGATGCTGTTCGACGAGGGTCCCGTCCGCCACATGATCGACTTCACGGAGTACGAGGCGAACGCCGGCGACCTCCTGTGGATCCGCCCCGGCCAGATCCACCGCTTCTCGGCGACCAGCGAGTACCGGGGCACCGTCCTCACCATGCAGCCCGGCTTCCTGCCCCGCGCGACGGTCGAGGCGACCGGCCTCTACCGCTACGACCTGCCGCCCCTGCTCCACCCCGGCGAACCCCAGCTCACCGGCCTGCGCACGGCGCTCGACCAACTCCGCCGCGAGTACGAGGACACGACCACGCTTCCCCTGAGCCTGCACACCGCGGTGCTGCGGCACTCCCTCTCGGCGTTCCTGCTGCGGCTCGCGCATCTCGCGGCGAGCTCCCATGACACGGCCCGTCGGGAGGCGGGTTCGGCCTTCACCCAGTTCCGGGACGCGGTGGAGCGCGGCTTCGCCACCAACCACAGCGTGAGCGCCTACGCCGACCAGCTCGGCTGCTCGCGGCGCACCCTCGTCCGGGCGGTCCGTGCGGCGACCGGCGAGACGCCGAAGAGCTTCATCGACAAACGGGTGATCCTGGAGGCCAAGCGGTTGCTGGCGCACACGGATCTGCCGGTCGGGCGGGTCGGGGTGGCGGTGGGGTTTCCGGACGCGGCGAACTTCTCCAAGTTCTTCCACCAGCACACGGAGGTGACTCCGGCGGGGTTCCGGGCGGAACTGCGCCGGATGTCCTAG
- a CDS encoding 5'-methylthioadenosine/S-adenosylhomocysteine nucleosidase — translation MPDIPRPIVAILTALPLEYEAVRTRLGELETLVHPQGTRAKVGRLDGTPWHVALVRTGEKSLNAAVLTERVINWLQPQAVIFVGVAGSLKKDVAIGDVVVATKVVAYQGGKQTKEGFHVRPDAWHASHALEGAAFDALGTKAHYKPIAAGDVVLDDDASALAKHIKHHYNDAVAIEMEANGISHAAELSRRVDALVIRGISDLANGLKSEADASGSQVRAAANAAEAALATVREMVPAPQATASAPPAPTPAEAPAQYAGDHHDHRYGVYHAPVIGKVVYNNPPRPNRG, via the coding sequence GTGCCCGACATCCCGCGCCCCATCGTCGCGATCCTGACCGCGCTCCCGCTGGAGTACGAGGCCGTACGCACGCGCCTCGGCGAACTCGAAACCCTCGTGCACCCGCAGGGCACGCGCGCCAAGGTCGGCCGGCTGGACGGTACTCCGTGGCATGTGGCGCTCGTCCGGACCGGTGAGAAGTCGCTCAACGCGGCAGTCCTCACCGAGCGCGTCATCAACTGGCTCCAGCCACAAGCAGTGATCTTCGTCGGCGTCGCAGGTTCGCTGAAGAAGGACGTCGCCATCGGGGACGTGGTGGTCGCCACCAAGGTCGTCGCCTATCAGGGCGGCAAGCAGACCAAGGAGGGTTTCCACGTCCGTCCCGACGCGTGGCACGCCAGCCACGCGCTGGAAGGGGCAGCCTTCGACGCCCTGGGCACCAAGGCTCACTACAAGCCGATCGCCGCCGGTGACGTCGTGCTGGACGACGACGCCTCCGCGCTCGCCAAGCACATCAAGCACCACTACAACGACGCCGTGGCGATCGAGATGGAGGCCAACGGCATCTCCCACGCCGCCGAGCTCAGCCGCCGGGTCGACGCCCTGGTCATTCGCGGGATCAGTGACCTCGCCAACGGACTCAAGAGCGAGGCCGACGCATCCGGCTCCCAGGTCCGCGCCGCGGCGAACGCCGCCGAAGCGGCACTCGCGACCGTGCGCGAGATGGTACCGGCGCCCCAGGCCACCGCGTCCGCTCCCCCCGCACCGACTCCCGCCGAGGCACCGGCCCAGTACGCCGGAGACCACCACGATCACCGGTACGGCGTCTATCACGCACCGGTCATCGGGAAGGTGGTGTACAACAACCCTCCGCGCCCCAACCGGGGTTGA
- a CDS encoding glycoside hydrolase family 16 protein, translating into MSETSGTPHRQRRPVRRALIALCSALGLAAAAVASADAAAPPPPSGWTQVFVDDFNGAAGTGVNTANWQYATGHGYPGGPANWGTGEIENMTSSTNNVALDGNGNLRITPRRDASGNWTSGRIETNRGDFQPPAGGKLRVQSRIQMPNVTGAAARGYWPAFWMLGTPYRGNWWNWPSVGELDIMENVQGLNTVWSTMHCGTSPGGPCNETTGIGGSRACPGATCQAGFHTYALEWDRSTSPEQIRFYVDDINYHTVRANQVDATTWANATNHGFFIILNVAMGGGFVDAFGGGPDAATVPGHSMVVDYVQVLSSGGGTTPPPTGNRDAYSAIQAESRDSQSGTITEATSDTGGGQNIGAIANGDWALFRGVNFGSSAATQFVARVASGAGFGVSGLVEVRLDSRGNAPIGSFAVGNTGGWQSWRTIPANIGAVTGTHDVYLTFTSGQPADFVNVNWFNFGR; encoded by the coding sequence ATGAGTGAAACCTCCGGCACTCCCCACAGACAACGGCGCCCTGTGCGGCGCGCGCTCATCGCCCTGTGCAGCGCCCTGGGCCTGGCGGCGGCCGCCGTCGCGTCCGCGGACGCCGCCGCCCCGCCGCCCCCGTCCGGCTGGACCCAGGTCTTCGTGGACGACTTCAACGGCGCGGCCGGCACCGGCGTCAACACCGCCAACTGGCAGTACGCGACCGGCCACGGCTACCCCGGCGGCCCCGCCAACTGGGGCACCGGTGAGATCGAGAACATGACGTCCAGCACCAACAACGTGGCCCTGGACGGCAACGGCAACCTCCGTATCACCCCGCGCCGCGACGCCTCCGGCAACTGGACGTCCGGCCGCATCGAGACCAACCGCGGCGACTTCCAGCCCCCGGCGGGCGGCAAGCTGCGGGTGCAGTCCCGGATCCAGATGCCGAACGTCACCGGCGCCGCGGCCCGCGGCTACTGGCCCGCCTTCTGGATGCTCGGCACGCCCTACCGCGGCAACTGGTGGAACTGGCCGAGCGTCGGCGAGCTGGACATCATGGAGAACGTCCAGGGCCTCAACACCGTCTGGTCGACCATGCACTGCGGCACCAGCCCCGGCGGCCCCTGCAACGAGACGACCGGCATCGGCGGTTCCCGCGCCTGCCCCGGCGCCACGTGTCAGGCGGGCTTCCACACCTACGCGCTGGAATGGGACCGCTCGACCAGCCCGGAGCAGATCCGCTTCTACGTCGATGACATCAACTACCACACGGTGCGCGCCAATCAGGTCGACGCGACGACCTGGGCCAACGCCACCAACCACGGCTTCTTCATCATCCTGAACGTGGCGATGGGCGGCGGCTTCGTGGACGCGTTCGGCGGCGGCCCGGACGCCGCGACCGTGCCAGGCCACTCGATGGTCGTGGACTATGTCCAGGTGCTGTCCAGTGGGGGCGGTACCACACCCCCGCCGACCGGTAACCGGGACGCCTACAGCGCCATCCAGGCCGAGTCCCGCGACAGCCAGTCCGGCACGATCACCGAGGCGACCTCCGACACGGGCGGCGGCCAGAACATCGGCGCGATCGCCAACGGTGACTGGGCGTTGTTCCGGGGCGTCAACTTCGGCTCCTCGGCGGCCACTCAGTTCGTCGCCCGGGTCGCGAGCGGTGCCGGGTTCGGGGTCAGCGGACTGGTGGAGGTGCGTCTGGACAGCCGTGGCAACGCGCCCATCGGCAGCTTCGCGGTGGGCAACACGGGCGGCTGGCAGAGCTGGCGGACGATCCCGGCCAACATCGGCGCGGTGACGGGCACGCACGACGTCTATCTGACCTTCACCAGCGGGCAACCCGCCGACTTCGTGAACGTCAACTGGTTCAACTTCGGCCGCTGA